One window of Flavobacterium ammonificans genomic DNA carries:
- a CDS encoding glycogen/starch synthase encodes MKDKKILYVSSEVVPYLAENEVSLMSYDVPKMINDQGGQIRIFMPRYGNINERRHQLHEVIRLSGMNLVVNDLDMPLIIKVASIPKERIQVYFIDNDDYFKRKATFADENDVLYPDNDERAIFFAKGVVETVKKLNWVPDIIHVHGWLAAMLPVYMKHFYKNEALFSDTKIVTSVYSQSFEGALDTQMMQKVKFDNVPLESILDLEVPNYENIIMTSLKHSDAIIVASENVSPSLTKYIESSGKPFLPFQSKEVFADAYTNFYKNEVLKV; translated from the coding sequence ATGAAAGACAAGAAGATATTATATGTATCATCTGAAGTAGTTCCTTATCTTGCTGAAAATGAGGTTTCTTTGATGTCCTATGACGTTCCTAAAATGATAAATGATCAAGGAGGGCAAATCAGAATTTTTATGCCTAGATATGGTAATATTAATGAAAGACGACATCAGTTGCATGAAGTAATTCGACTTTCAGGGATGAATTTGGTAGTAAATGATTTAGATATGCCACTTATTATTAAAGTTGCATCTATTCCAAAAGAAAGAATTCAGGTTTATTTCATCGATAATGATGACTACTTTAAGAGGAAAGCTACTTTCGCCGATGAGAATGATGTGTTGTATCCAGACAATGACGAACGCGCAATATTTTTTGCTAAAGGAGTTGTAGAAACAGTCAAAAAGTTAAATTGGGTACCAGATATTATTCATGTTCATGGTTGGTTAGCTGCAATGTTACCGGTTTATATGAAGCATTTTTATAAAAACGAAGCTTTATTTTCTGATACAAAAATAGTTACGTCTGTTTATAGTCAATCTTTTGAAGGTGCTTTAGACACTCAAATGATGCAAAAAGTGAAGTTTGACAATGTTCCTTTAGAATCTATTTTGGATCTTGAAGTGCCAAATTATGAGAACATTATCATGACAAGTCTCAAGCATTCGGATGCAATTATTGTTGCTAGTGAAAATGTTTCACCAAGTTTAACAAAATATATTGAATCTTCGGGAAAACCTTTTTTACCTTTCCAGTCAAAAGAAGTATTTGCAGATGCGTATACTAATTTTTACAAAAACGAAGTGCTTAAAGTTTAA
- a CDS encoding DUF4270 domain-containing protein — protein MYNNSFAKRTLLFFISIFFLYSCDKEYNSIGADLLGQNNFDFLQYTSDVVAYNQKVGPVDAINLSVNSLGIATNSSFGKTISHFATQVNLSTVSPSIGANAVIDSVYLSVPYFSTLKTTNANGSKTYELDSIYGGQAPIKLSVFESGFFMRDLDPSTNFQTPQPFFTDQNSTFDNAKIGSRLNNSSDASQNDAFVFSPKEIVQKSIATDGKEVLNRSVPAMRLRLNSNFFTSKILNAPAAKLAANDVFKEYFRGLYFKVETVPGSEGSLAMMNFKAGRITINYKEDLVTNGVTTRVSKSLDLNLTGNSVNLFEDTNTVASYLNTVNNPNTTEGDDNLYIKGGQGSMAVINLFNSAAELNRIRTSGWLINEANLIFHIDANKMNGSEEPNRLYLYDLTHNIPIADFNLDPTSSPDVKKSKFIFGGLLTKQEGANGRGLSYKVRVTNQIRNLIKHSDSTNVKLGLVVTENIAEPTFSKLRSANAFTSKFPKAAVMNPLGTVLYGTSSRVPADKRLKLQIYYTKPN, from the coding sequence ATGTACAATAATTCTTTTGCAAAGAGAACACTGCTATTTTTTATCTCAATCTTTTTTCTATACTCTTGCGATAAAGAATATAATTCAATAGGAGCTGATTTACTTGGTCAAAACAATTTTGATTTTTTACAATATACTTCTGATGTTGTAGCCTATAACCAAAAAGTTGGACCAGTAGATGCAATTAATTTATCTGTAAATTCGTTAGGGATTGCCACTAATTCTTCATTTGGCAAAACAATATCTCATTTTGCAACACAAGTGAATTTGTCAACTGTTTCCCCTTCCATAGGAGCTAATGCTGTAATCGATAGCGTTTATTTATCTGTACCCTATTTTAGTACTTTAAAAACAACCAATGCAAATGGCAGTAAAACCTACGAATTAGATTCAATATATGGAGGGCAAGCACCTATAAAGTTGAGTGTTTTCGAATCGGGTTTTTTTATGAGAGATCTAGATCCATCGACTAATTTTCAGACTCCACAGCCTTTTTTTACCGATCAAAACAGTACTTTTGATAATGCAAAAATCGGTTCTAGACTGAATAATTCTTCAGATGCTTCTCAGAATGATGCCTTTGTATTTAGCCCAAAAGAAATAGTTCAAAAATCCATTGCTACCGATGGGAAGGAAGTTTTAAATAGATCAGTTCCCGCAATGCGTTTGCGATTAAATAGCAATTTTTTCACTTCTAAAATTTTGAATGCACCAGCAGCTAAGTTAGCTGCAAACGATGTTTTCAAAGAGTATTTTAGAGGCCTTTATTTTAAAGTAGAAACAGTTCCAGGAAGCGAAGGAAGCTTGGCTATGATGAATTTCAAAGCAGGACGAATTACTATTAATTATAAAGAAGATTTGGTCACCAATGGAGTAACAACTAGAGTTTCTAAATCTCTAGATTTAAATTTAACAGGTAATTCGGTTAACTTATTTGAAGATACTAATACAGTTGCATCGTATTTAAATACGGTAAATAATCCAAACACCACTGAGGGAGATGATAATCTCTATATTAAAGGCGGGCAAGGGTCAATGGCGGTAATTAATTTATTCAATTCAGCGGCTGAGTTGAACAGAATAAGAACTAGCGGTTGGTTAATTAACGAAGCGAATTTAATTTTTCATATTGATGCAAATAAAATGAATGGTTCTGAAGAGCCTAACCGTTTGTATCTTTATGATCTTACTCATAATATACCAATAGCTGATTTTAATTTAGACCCCACCAGCTCACCTGATGTGAAAAAATCTAAATTTATTTTTGGAGGACTACTTACAAAACAAGAAGGAGCTAATGGTCGAGGCCTATCCTACAAAGTTAGAGTTACTAATCAGATTAGAAATTTAATCAAGCATTCTGATTCTACAAATGTAAAGTTAGGCTTAGTTGTTACAGAGAATATCGCAGAACCTACTTTTTCGAAATTAAGAAGCGCAAATGCATTTACATCAAAGTTTCCTAAAGCAGCAGTTATGAATCCTCTTGGAACAGTACTTTACGGTACCAGCTCCAGAGTACCTGCAGATAAAAGGTTAAAACTTCAAATTTATTATACAAAACCTAATTAG
- the glmS gene encoding glutamine--fructose-6-phosphate transaminase (isomerizing), with product MCGIVGYIGYREAYPIVIKGLKRLEYRGYDSAGVMLYDGVTLKLSKTKGKVSDLEAKAASEITTNGTIGMGHTRWATHGVPNDVNSHPHLSNSGNLAIIHNGIIENYAPLKEELIKRGYVFHSDTDSEVLVNLIEDVQIKENLKLGKAIQVALNQVVGAYAIAVFDVKNPNEIVAARLGSPLAIGVGEGEYFIASDASPFIEYTSNAIYLEDGEMANIRLHKPMKVRKIKDDSLVDPYIQELQMNLEQIEKGGYDHFMLKEIYEQPSVIKDTYRGRLHANEGIIKMAGIEDNLEKFLNADRIIIVACGTSWHAGLVAEYVIEEFARIPVEVEYASEFRYRNPIISSKDVVIAISQSGETADTMAAIKLAKENGAFVFGVCNVVGSSISRESHAGAYTHAGPEIGVASTKAFTTQITVLTMIALRLAKAKGTLSKSDFHQYLQELEIIPEKVKEALDTNERAKEIAATFKDATNCLYLGRGYNFPVALEGALKLKEISYIHAEGYPAAEMKHGPIALIDEQMPVIVIAPKQGHYDKIVSNIQEIKSRSGRIIAVVTKGDTQVRDLADFVIEIPETSDALSPLITTIPLQLLSYHIAVMRDCNVDQPRNLAKSVTVE from the coding sequence ATGTGTGGAATAGTTGGATATATTGGATATAGAGAGGCCTATCCTATAGTAATTAAAGGATTGAAAAGATTAGAATACCGTGGCTATGATAGTGCAGGTGTTATGTTATATGATGGAGTAACCTTAAAATTGTCTAAGACAAAAGGTAAAGTTTCTGATCTTGAAGCTAAAGCCGCTTCTGAAATTACAACTAATGGAACAATTGGAATGGGTCATACACGTTGGGCTACACATGGTGTTCCAAACGATGTAAATTCGCACCCTCACCTTTCAAATTCAGGAAATTTAGCCATTATTCATAATGGGATTATTGAAAACTATGCTCCTCTTAAAGAAGAATTGATAAAAAGAGGATATGTTTTCCACTCTGATACGGATTCAGAGGTTTTAGTTAATTTGATTGAAGATGTTCAGATTAAAGAAAATTTAAAATTAGGAAAAGCAATACAAGTAGCTTTAAACCAAGTGGTAGGTGCTTATGCAATTGCAGTTTTTGATGTTAAAAACCCTAATGAAATTGTTGCAGCTCGTTTAGGCAGCCCTTTAGCAATAGGGGTAGGCGAAGGAGAATATTTTATAGCTTCAGACGCTTCACCATTTATAGAGTACACTTCAAATGCTATTTATTTAGAGGATGGAGAAATGGCAAATATCAGGTTGCATAAACCTATGAAAGTTCGTAAAATCAAAGATGATTCGCTTGTAGATCCTTATATTCAAGAACTTCAAATGAATTTGGAGCAAATTGAAAAAGGAGGTTACGATCATTTCATGTTAAAAGAAATATACGAACAGCCAAGTGTAATTAAAGATACCTACAGAGGAAGACTTCATGCTAATGAAGGAATTATCAAAATGGCTGGTATTGAAGATAATTTAGAAAAATTTTTAAATGCAGATCGAATTATCATTGTGGCTTGCGGAACTTCTTGGCACGCAGGACTTGTAGCTGAATATGTTATTGAAGAATTTGCAAGAATCCCAGTAGAAGTGGAATATGCTTCCGAATTTAGATACCGAAACCCAATTATAAGCAGTAAAGACGTTGTTATTGCCATTTCACAATCTGGTGAAACAGCGGATACAATGGCCGCTATTAAGTTGGCAAAAGAAAACGGAGCATTTGTTTTTGGGGTTTGTAATGTGGTGGGATCTTCTATTTCTAGAGAATCGCATGCGGGTGCTTATACCCATGCTGGTCCAGAAATTGGTGTTGCTTCTACAAAGGCATTTACCACACAAATTACAGTTTTAACCATGATTGCGTTGCGTTTGGCTAAAGCCAAAGGTACCTTGTCAAAATCTGATTTCCATCAGTATTTACAAGAATTAGAGATTATTCCAGAGAAAGTTAAAGAAGCTTTAGATACGAATGAAAGAGCAAAAGAAATTGCAGCTACTTTCAAAGATGCAACGAATTGTTTGTATTTAGGAAGAGGTTATAATTTCCCTGTTGCTTTAGAAGGGGCGTTAAAATTAAAAGAAATATCATACATCCATGCTGAAGGTTATCCTGCAGCAGAAATGAAACATGGTCCAATTGCTTTAATTGATGAACAAATGCCTGTTATTGTTATTGCTCCTAAGCAAGGACATTATGATAAAATAGTTAGTAATATTCAAGAAATAAAATCAAGAAGTGGGCGTATTATTGCGGTAGTAACTAAAGGTGATACTCAAGTTCGCGATTTAGCTGATTTTGTGATAGAAATACCTGAAACTTCAGATGCTTTATCGCCACTTATTACAACAATTCCTTTGCAATTATTGTCATATCATATAGCAGTAATGAGAGATTGTAATGTAGATCAGCCTAGAAATTTAGCAAAATCGGTTACAGTGGAGTAA
- a CDS encoding TonB-dependent receptor, which produces MRVYLLFLTLFFCSISFAQNTISGTVLDSNKQSVPGANIKVVGDKSGAITDFDGKFILNTTKKLPFQIEITALGFGSKKVSITTANQKVEVTLMDEETKLNEIVVSASRTPERVLESPVTIERMGIAEIKKTASPSFYDGLENLKEVQMNTSSMSFKSINTRGFATVANTRFMQLVDGMDNSSPLLNFVLGNLIGVSEIDTQSVELLPGASSALYGANAFNGILFMNSKNPFTSEGITAYAKFGQTSQQAAGVNDYLDYGVRMAKAFSPYLAAKANFTYMRATDWFATNTNGINSVNGDEIVGIDRSNINYNGINVYGDEVSTNIKGVGNSLAALGRIPASAVNLLPNTNVSRTGYNETDLTDNKASNTKIDFSVHLRPFGNEKLEVIWQSKFGFGNAVYQGANRYYLNNFSMQQHKLEFKGKNFFLRGYTTTEDGGQSYDMLFTGINVNRKWKADSQWFGEYAGAYIQSTLGGMTPENAHKAARATADTGRLLPGTPGFVNAFNQVIADPNVLSGSRLVDNSRINHSDVNYNFKDQIKFAEIQVGGSFREYVLNSFGRIYTDADGPIRYNEYGAYTQVMKKVMDDRLKFTGSIRYDKAQNFEGNFSPRVSMVYTGGESRRHNFRASFQTGFRNPTTQDQYIGFNVGSAILLGSAPDNLTRYRETLQIQTPIGQLFAGGSSVNITGLNAYNNSYTAASVAQLSATGNPAVLRKTNLQFVKPEEVKAFELGYRSFIKDMSIDLNGYYNVYNNFIGNLNVVAPLYGKAQDAPNPGAGAADPGVQSLHALQNGNIRAFQLYTNTDVEIQSLGFGVGLSRKVYKDFEVGMNYNFAEFDFDRTANPSFEAGFNTPKHRVKASFGNEKLFKNFGFNISGRWNSEYIWESTMVDGVIPSATVIDAQINYLIPKLKSTLKIGAANLGGREYIQVLGAGAIGQQYFASWTINP; this is translated from the coding sequence ATGAGAGTATACTTACTTTTTTTGACCTTGTTTTTTTGCAGCATTTCTTTTGCTCAAAACACAATTTCAGGTACTGTTTTAGACAGTAATAAACAATCTGTTCCCGGAGCCAACATTAAGGTTGTTGGAGACAAATCAGGTGCTATAACTGATTTTGACGGAAAATTCATTTTGAATACAACTAAAAAATTACCCTTCCAAATTGAAATTACCGCTTTAGGTTTTGGATCTAAAAAAGTGTCAATTACTACTGCTAATCAAAAAGTAGAAGTTACACTTATGGATGAAGAAACAAAGTTAAATGAAATAGTAGTTTCTGCTTCAAGAACACCAGAGCGTGTATTGGAATCTCCAGTAACTATTGAAAGAATGGGTATTGCAGAGATTAAGAAAACTGCATCGCCTTCTTTCTACGACGGACTAGAGAATCTTAAAGAGGTTCAAATGAATACGAGTAGTATGTCATTCAAGTCCATTAATACTAGAGGTTTTGCTACGGTAGCAAATACACGTTTCATGCAACTAGTAGATGGTATGGACAACTCTTCTCCATTGTTGAACTTTGTTTTAGGAAACCTGATAGGTGTTTCAGAAATAGATACACAAAGTGTAGAGTTACTTCCAGGAGCGTCTTCTGCTTTGTATGGAGCAAATGCCTTCAACGGGATTTTATTTATGAATAGTAAAAATCCATTCACAAGTGAAGGAATCACGGCGTATGCAAAATTTGGTCAAACTAGTCAACAAGCCGCTGGTGTTAATGATTATTTGGATTATGGTGTAAGAATGGCTAAAGCATTTAGTCCTTATTTAGCAGCTAAAGCTAATTTTACTTATATGAGAGCAACCGATTGGTTTGCTACAAACACTAATGGTATAAATTCAGTAAATGGTGATGAGATCGTTGGAATTGACAGATCTAACATAAATTATAATGGTATAAACGTCTATGGAGATGAGGTTTCAACCAATATTAAAGGAGTTGGAAACTCATTGGCTGCACTTGGAAGAATTCCAGCATCGGCAGTGAATTTATTGCCAAATACAAATGTAAGTAGAACTGGATACAATGAGACAGATTTGACAGATAATAAAGCTTCAAATACAAAAATTGACTTCTCAGTTCATTTGAGACCTTTTGGTAATGAAAAATTAGAAGTGATTTGGCAAAGTAAATTCGGTTTTGGTAATGCCGTTTATCAAGGTGCCAATAGGTATTATTTGAATAATTTCTCTATGCAACAGCATAAGCTGGAATTCAAAGGTAAAAACTTCTTTCTTAGAGGATATACCACTACAGAAGATGGAGGACAATCGTATGATATGTTGTTTACAGGTATTAATGTTAACCGTAAATGGAAAGCAGACAGTCAATGGTTTGGGGAATATGCAGGAGCATATATCCAATCAACTTTGGGAGGAATGACGCCAGAGAACGCTCACAAAGCAGCTCGTGCTACAGCAGATACTGGAAGATTATTACCAGGAACACCGGGATTCGTTAATGCTTTCAATCAAGTAATTGCTGATCCAAATGTATTATCAGGATCCAGATTAGTAGATAATTCAAGAATTAATCATTCGGATGTGAATTATAATTTTAAAGATCAAATCAAATTTGCAGAAATTCAAGTAGGGGGATCTTTCAGAGAATACGTATTGAATTCATTTGGTCGTATTTATACGGATGCTGATGGTCCAATTCGTTATAATGAATATGGAGCTTACACTCAAGTTATGAAAAAAGTAATGGATGATCGTTTAAAATTTACAGGATCTATTCGTTATGACAAAGCTCAAAATTTTGAAGGCAACTTCTCTCCTAGAGTTTCTATGGTATATACAGGAGGAGAAAGCAGAAGACATAATTTTAGAGCGTCTTTTCAAACAGGATTTAGAAACCCTACCACACAAGATCAATATATTGGGTTTAACGTAGGTAGTGCTATTTTATTAGGATCTGCTCCTGATAACTTGACTAGATATAGAGAAACTTTGCAGATTCAAACACCGATAGGGCAATTGTTTGCGGGTGGTTCATCAGTAAATATTACAGGTCTAAATGCTTATAACAACTCCTATACTGCGGCTTCTGTAGCTCAGTTGAGTGCTACTGGAAATCCTGCTGTATTAAGAAAAACAAATTTACAGTTCGTAAAACCAGAAGAAGTGAAAGCTTTTGAATTAGGATACCGTTCATTTATTAAAGATATGTCAATAGATCTTAATGGTTATTATAATGTGTACAACAACTTTATTGGAAACTTAAATGTAGTTGCGCCATTATATGGTAAAGCACAAGACGCTCCAAATCCTGGTGCTGGAGCTGCTGATCCAGGAGTGCAGTCGCTTCATGCATTGCAGAATGGGAACATCAGAGCTTTCCAATTGTATACTAATACGGATGTTGAAATCCAATCACTTGGTTTTGGTGTTGGATTATCTAGAAAAGTATACAAGGATTTTGAAGTAGGAATGAATTATAACTTTGCTGAATTTGATTTTGATCGCACAGCAAATCCAAGTTTTGAAGCAGGATTTAACACACCAAAACACAGAGTTAAAGCTTCTTTTGGAAACGAAAAACTATTCAAAAACTTTGGGTTCAATATTAGTGGAAGATGGAATAGTGAATACATATGGGAATCTACAATGGTGGATGGGGTAATTCCTTCAGCTACAGTTATTGATGCTCAAATTAACTATTTGATACCAAAATTGAAGTCTACGCTTAAAATTGGAGCGGCTAACTTAGGAGGTAGAGAGTATATCCAAGTGTTAGGTGCAGGTGCAATCGGGCAACAGTATTTTGCTTCATGGACAATTAATCCATAA
- a CDS encoding G-D-S-L family lipolytic protein has product MIKNFKWLLLVSLTFVACNDDEDIIVEEPVSAGSAVFSKYVALGDSFAAGFSDGALFIEAQKGAYPNILAQQFSEAGGGAFTTPFTADNTGGLLLGGNVIANQRLFFNGAAPTPVSGTPTTNVATKVTGPFGNLGVPGAKSYHLVAAGYGNVAGVAAGLANPYYARFSTSATSTVLGDAVAQTPTFFSLWIGGNDVLGFATSGGVGTNQTGNMNPATYGSNDITDPTVFASVYNTLVNGMTANGAKGVVANLPYVNTLPFFTTVPSSPLSPAALGANLATLNAQLYGPLKQALTVFGAGDRINLLSATAANPLLIRDESLPNLSAQLTAAFTPTLGATTAAFYGAVFGQARQTTSADLVLLTTQSAIGAAPTAANSGLGIAPPAPLNSFGISYPLQDMHVLIPSEIAAIRVATDAYNTSIKAIADAKGLAFVDAKAIMNQLSSTGIVANNFTMTSQFVFGGSFSLDGVHPSPRGYALISNAFIDAINAKYASTLKKVDLGKYRILFPASL; this is encoded by the coding sequence ATGATAAAAAATTTCAAATGGCTATTATTAGTTTCGTTAACTTTTGTAGCTTGTAATGATGATGAAGATATTATTGTTGAAGAGCCAGTATCTGCTGGTTCTGCAGTATTCTCAAAATATGTTGCTTTAGGAGATTCTTTTGCGGCAGGTTTTAGCGATGGCGCTTTATTTATTGAAGCTCAAAAAGGAGCTTATCCTAACATATTAGCTCAGCAATTTTCGGAAGCTGGTGGAGGTGCTTTTACAACTCCTTTTACAGCTGATAACACTGGAGGCTTACTATTAGGAGGAAATGTTATTGCAAATCAACGTTTGTTTTTTAACGGAGCTGCTCCAACTCCTGTTTCAGGAACGCCTACAACTAATGTTGCTACTAAAGTAACTGGTCCGTTTGGAAACTTAGGAGTGCCTGGAGCTAAAAGTTACCACTTAGTTGCTGCTGGTTATGGTAATGTTGCTGGAGTTGCTGCGGGTTTAGCTAATCCTTACTATGCTCGTTTTTCAACTTCTGCTACATCAACTGTTTTAGGAGATGCCGTGGCGCAAACACCAACTTTCTTTTCATTATGGATTGGAGGAAATGATGTTTTAGGATTTGCAACATCTGGAGGAGTAGGAACTAACCAAACTGGAAATATGAACCCAGCTACATACGGTTCAAATGATATAACTGACCCTACTGTTTTTGCTAGTGTTTACAATACTTTAGTAAACGGTATGACAGCTAATGGAGCAAAAGGAGTGGTGGCTAATTTACCGTATGTTAATACCTTGCCATTCTTTACTACAGTACCTTCAAGTCCTTTGTCTCCAGCTGCATTAGGGGCTAACCTTGCTACACTAAATGCACAGCTATACGGACCTTTAAAACAAGCGTTAACTGTTTTTGGAGCTGGGGATAGAATTAATTTACTTTCTGCCACAGCTGCAAATCCTCTTTTAATTAGAGATGAATCATTACCTAATTTGTCAGCTCAATTAACCGCTGCTTTTACTCCTACATTAGGGGCTACAACCGCTGCTTTTTACGGGGCTGTTTTTGGTCAAGCGCGTCAAACAACTTCAGCTGATTTGGTTTTATTGACTACACAATCTGCTATTGGTGCTGCACCTACAGCTGCAAATTCAGGGCTTGGAATTGCTCCTCCAGCACCTTTAAATAGTTTTGGGATCTCATATCCATTACAAGATATGCATGTATTAATTCCTTCTGAAATTGCTGCGATTAGAGTAGCAACAGACGCTTATAACACAAGCATTAAGGCTATTGCAGATGCTAAAGGGTTAGCTTTTGTTGATGCTAAAGCGATAATGAACCAATTGTCAAGTACTGGTATTGTTGCTAATAATTTTACAATGACATCTCAATTTGTATTTGGAGGTTCGTTTTCATTAGACGGAGTTCATCCAAGTCCAAGAGGATATGCTTTAATTTCAAATGCTTTTATTGATGCAATTAATGCTAAATACGCTTCAACTTTGAAAAAAGTTGATTTAGGTAAGTATAGAATTTTATTTCCAGCTAGTTTATAA
- the atpD gene encoding F0F1 ATP synthase subunit beta has product MSKVIGKVAQIIGPVVDVVFNGKDVELPKIYDSLEITRKDGTILVLEVQSHIGENTVRTISMDSTDGLSRGYEVVGTGNPIQMPIGPDVYGRLFNVIGDAIDGLGNLPKTGENGLSIHRAAPKFEDLSTSSEVLFTGIKVIDLIEPYAKGGKIGLFGGAGVGKTVLIQELINNIAKGHGGLSVFAGVGERTREGNDLLREMLESGIIKYGEEFMHSMENGGWDLSKVDMPGMRESKATFVFGQMNEPPGARARVALSGLSIAEYFRDGAGSDQGKDVLFFVDNIFRFTQAGSEVSALLGRMPSAVGYQPTLATEMGAMQERITSTNKGSITSVQAVYVPADDLTDPAPATTFAHLDATTVLSRKIAELGIYPAVDPLDSTSRILTPQILGDEHYDCAQRVKEILQKYKQLQDIIAILGMEELSEEDKLSVSRARRVQRFLSQPFHVAEQFTGIPGVLVDIKDTIKGFNMIIDGELDHLPEAAFNLKGTIEQAIEAGEKMLAEA; this is encoded by the coding sequence ATGTCTAAAGTAATAGGAAAAGTTGCCCAAATCATTGGTCCAGTAGTTGATGTAGTTTTCAACGGTAAAGATGTTGAACTTCCAAAAATTTATGATTCGTTAGAAATCACAAGAAAAGATGGAACTATCTTGGTTCTAGAAGTACAATCGCACATTGGTGAAAACACTGTACGTACCATTTCGATGGATTCAACAGATGGTTTGAGCAGAGGTTATGAAGTAGTAGGAACAGGTAATCCAATCCAAATGCCAATTGGACCAGACGTTTACGGACGTTTATTCAATGTTATTGGAGATGCCATTGACGGTTTAGGGAACTTACCAAAAACAGGAGAAAATGGATTGTCAATCCACAGAGCTGCTCCAAAATTCGAAGATTTATCAACTTCTTCTGAAGTTTTATTTACAGGGATTAAAGTAATCGATTTGATTGAGCCTTACGCAAAAGGGGGTAAAATTGGATTGTTTGGTGGAGCTGGAGTAGGTAAAACAGTATTGATTCAAGAGCTAATTAATAATATTGCAAAAGGTCACGGTGGACTTTCAGTATTCGCAGGAGTAGGAGAAAGAACACGTGAAGGGAATGACTTACTTCGTGAGATGTTAGAGTCTGGAATTATTAAATACGGAGAGGAATTCATGCACTCTATGGAAAATGGAGGATGGGATTTATCTAAAGTAGATATGCCAGGAATGAGAGAGTCAAAAGCTACTTTCGTTTTCGGACAAATGAATGAGCCACCAGGAGCTCGTGCTCGTGTAGCACTTTCTGGATTATCTATCGCTGAGTATTTCCGTGATGGAGCTGGATCTGATCAAGGTAAAGATGTATTATTCTTCGTGGATAACATCTTCCGTTTTACACAAGCAGGTTCTGAGGTATCGGCACTTTTAGGTCGTATGCCATCTGCAGTAGGTTACCAACCGACATTAGCAACTGAAATGGGAGCTATGCAAGAGCGTATTACTTCTACTAACAAAGGATCTATTACATCTGTACAAGCGGTTTACGTACCTGCGGATGACTTAACTGACCCGGCGCCAGCAACAACATTTGCCCACTTAGATGCTACAACAGTATTGTCTCGTAAAATTGCTGAGTTAGGTATTTATCCTGCGGTAGATCCATTGGATTCTACTTCAAGAATTTTAACTCCACAAATTTTAGGAGATGAGCACTATGATTGTGCACAAAGAGTAAAAGAAATTTTACAGAAATACAAACAATTACAAGATATCATTGCGATCCTTGGTATGGAAGAGTTATCTGAAGAAGATAAATTGTCTGTATCTAGAGCACGTCGTGTACAACGTTTCTTATCTCAACCATTCCACGTTGCTGAGCAATTTACAGGAATTCCAGGGGTATTAGTTGACATTAAAGATACTATCAAAGGATTTAACATGATTATTGATGGTGAATTAGATCACTTGCCAGAAGCTGCTTTCAACCTTAAAGGAACTATTGAACAAGCAATTGAGGCTGGAGAAAAAATGTTGGCAGAAGCATAA
- a CDS encoding F0F1 ATP synthase subunit epsilon, producing the protein MILEIVSPEAKLFSGEITSLYLPGVDGDFQILNNHAPIVSLLKKGTVKIAAPSFTLSKEAAAKLTKVNDQLYTLSVESGTIEMKDNKVILLAD; encoded by the coding sequence ATGATTTTAGAAATAGTATCACCAGAGGCAAAGTTATTTTCAGGAGAAATTACTTCATTATACCTTCCAGGAGTTGATGGAGATTTTCAAATCTTGAATAATCACGCGCCAATTGTTTCTTTACTTAAAAAAGGAACTGTAAAAATTGCAGCGCCAAGTTTTACGCTTTCTAAAGAAGCAGCAGCTAAATTAACGAAAGTAAATGACCAATTGTATACTTTATCAGTGGAGTCAGGAACAATCGAAATGAAAGACAATAAAGTAATTCTATTAGCTGACTAA